A window of Hordeum vulgare subsp. vulgare chromosome 5H, MorexV3_pseudomolecules_assembly, whole genome shotgun sequence genomic DNA:
GTGCTGCGCCATCGCCGCCACAAGCAGCCATGGTCGGCTCCGTCCAAAACATCGGCAACCTCGTCGTCGTCTATCCCCGCGCGTTGCTCCCGGAAGAGGTCGCCTATCTCGAGCCTAAGAGGGCGCTGCGCCTGGTGGAGGAGCGCGCCCGTGCTGCGTCACCGCCACCACCAACACTGCCCACACCGGCAAAGCCCGCCCCCGCGTCGGCGCAGCCCGACCTCACCATCGACGACGAGGACGCCTAGGGTGTTTATTTGTTATTCAATTATAATGTAATGGGAACGCATAGACTCTCGCCGGGCTTCGTAGCCGGCTTTTCATGTTTAATTaatatttatttattatttttggaAATGCTTTTTTACGCGCTGATAAAAAATAGATCGGGTCAGTGTTGGACGCATGCGTCGATCCAAACATCAAAGTGGATGTTGATGACTACCGGATCAATCCAAACAAATAAAAAACGAACAAAATGGTTGTTCGTTTGGGTCGTTGCGTCAGAGTTGCTCTAATTAATCGGAGCGAGAGTGGGTTCTTTCGGCACGGCATGGTTCAGTGCATGAGCTTGGGTAACTGAAACAAGCGCCGATAAAAAATCGATGCCTCGGTACGGTCGGAGAAGAAAACAGGAGGAAGCTGCAGATACGGTACGGGTAGCATCGCTGGTTTCGATACACGCTATTCCCGGCTGACAGCTGCCAGACCAGCGTCTGCGCGATTCGGTCGGAGCACGtggaatccagaaaaatatatactcGTAGTACCAACCAAGCACCCCCGAAGTctgcaccgccaccgccacccccacccccggcCGGCCTCCGTCTCCTCTTCCCTCCTCTATATATTGCCGTTGTCTCACACTAGCATATCGGATAATTAGCTCCACTGACAACAAGCTACCAAACCACCACCAGTCGGTGCTTTGTTTACAGGGGAGCAGAGGGCAAACAGCCCGACGACAGCAAACATTCAAGCAGCAGGCATACCTCACCTCACCTCACACGTTCTTGCTGGAGGCGGGAGGCGAGAGGTGAGAGTGTTCTCCATGATTCAGCAGCAATGATTTCTGCCGTTTCTTCTTGTTTAGCACCCATGATTAGCATCTGAAGCAATGGCGTGATTTTCCAGTTTCCGTGAAGATGGGGATCATGTTCTCGTGCCCCGCCGATGACTATGACCCGATGGACGCGCCGGCCGACGGCGGGGAGGGGGAGCCGGCCATCCTCAGGGCCTTGGGCTCCGGCAAGCTGCTCATACAGGGCTCGCTCAGCTTCAAGCGGGAGCAGCAGCTCGACCACACCTCCGGCTCCCTCCAGCTGGAGACCGAGATCTCCATCAGGGCCGGCGACATTGCCGCCGAGGCCGAGGCGCCTCCGCCGCTTATGCCGAGGGCGCTTGCCAGGCTGAGGGACGCCGACGGGGAGAGCCCGCGGCACGAGGCGGCGGCGCTGAGGCTGCAGAAGGTGTACAAGAGCTTCCGCACGCGGCGGCAGCTCGCCGACTGCGCCGTGCTGGTGGAGCAGAGCTGGTGGAAGCTGCTGGACTTCGCGCTCCTCAACCggagctccgtctccttcttcgacATCGAGAAGCAGGAGACGGCCGTGTCCAAGTGGTCAAGGGCCAGATCCCGGGCTGCCAAGGTTACAACACAACAAATCTCGCATCTCAAACACATCTGGTCAGCTGCCTTTATCTAAAACCGGCAAACATCTGAAACAAATATTTTGTCAAATTTGGGCATGTTTTCCTTCAGGTTGGAAAGGGGCTGTCCAAGGATGACAAGGCGCAGAAACTCGCATTGCAGCATTGGCTCGAGGCGGTGAGTGTCTCCTCATTTTTTTTCTCATATGCTGTGATTTTTTCATGTTCTTACTGCCATAAGTAGTTATGTTTTATTTACCACGCAATGAGCTGATGTTGGTTGGTATTCAAATTGTCATTGGAGATTGACCCGCGTCATCGCTACGGCCACAACCTGCACTACTACTATGATTGCTGGCTCCATAGTGAAAGCAAACAACCGTTCTTCTACTGGTAAGTTGTCCCATTGAACACGTCTCTGAATTGTTCAGCCAACGAATGGAATGTGCACTTATGATCGCTAAAAATCCAGGCTTGATGTTGGAGAAGGCAAAGAGATCAATCTTGAAGGCAAGTGCTCTCGGTCCAAGCTTCTGAGCCAGTGCATCAAGTACCTTGGTCCGGTAGGTAGTGTTCAAAATCATTGAGTGGAGGACGCAACTGAGCAGAGGTTATTGCAACGCATATGTGGTAGCTAACAGGGAGAGTGTATTTAAACTGTGCAGAAGGAAAGAGAGGACTATGAAGTCGTAATTGAGGACAGCAAGTTCATGTACAGGAAAAGTCGGCAAATAATCGACACGTCCTTCGGCCCGAGAGACGCAAAGTGGATCTTTGTTCTTAGCACATCTAAGAGCCTGTATGTTGGTCAGGTAAATATGCAGTTATATTGGTCAGGTAAATATAATCAACTGTAGAATTGTCAGTTCGGTGTGTAATATGAATGAATCTTGCCATTATGAATTGCAGAAGAAGAAAGGTAAATTCCAGCATTCTAGCTTTCTTGCTGGGGGAGCTACTTCTGCTGCTGGGAGACTGGTTGCTGAAAATGGGACTCTCAAGGTATGTATGTGATTTTCTTATCTGCAAACAGCTTTTACATCCAGTTTTATCAGGTAACATGCTGACACCATCTTCTGAACTTTATTGTTGGCAGGCTATTTGGCCTCACAGTGGTCACTACCGCCCAACAGAGGAGaatttccaggagtttaaaagctTCCTGACGGACAACTTGGTTGATCTCACTGATGTTAAGGTGAGCATCCTATAATATGATTCAGACAAAAAA
This region includes:
- the LOC123398230 gene encoding IQ domain-containing protein IQM2-like; its protein translation is MGIMFSCPADDYDPMDAPADGGEGEPAILRALGSGKLLIQGSLSFKREQQLDHTSGSLQLETEISIRAGDIAAEAEAPPPLMPRALARLRDADGESPRHEAAALRLQKVYKSFRTRRQLADCAVLVEQSWWKLLDFALLNRSSVSFFDIEKQETAVSKWSRARSRAAKVGKGLSKDDKAQKLALQHWLEAIDPRHRYGHNLHYYYDCWLHSESKQPFFYWLDVGEGKEINLEGKCSRSKLLSQCIKYLGPKEREDYEVVIEDSKFMYRKSRQIIDTSFGPRDAKWIFVLSTSKSLYVGQKKKGKFQHSSFLAGGATSAAGRLVAENGTLKAIWPHSGHYRPTEENFQEFKSFLTDNLVDLTDVKMSPSEEDEEFWGSLKRIASENDKYEDDPAAPEETGPLQKAQLVQTTSTESEKREEPAVATPGSSEDAKATEASTSSHMSEKDLQRGEQAPVPREKILQRINSKKDMKSYQLGKQLSFKWSTGAGPRIGCVRDYPSELQAHALEQMNLSPRCATGSVCTRFASPLRRSFNSIVTRGCENETSTPRGEFRSPLQHGVVTDER